A genomic window from Pseudomonas alcaligenes includes:
- a CDS encoding penicillin-binding protein 1A — protein MRLLKFFWWSCVAVFCGLALSFSGAFLYLSPGLPSVESLRSIQLQIPLRVYSTDGKLISEFGEMRRSPIRFEDIPQDFIRALLAAEDDNFANHYGVDFTSLMRAATQLLASGHIQTGGSTITMQVAKNFFLTSERSFSRKINEILLALQIERELSKDEILELYVNKIYLGNRAYGIEAAAQVYYGKSIRELSLGQLAMIAGLPKAPSRYNPLVNPQRSKERRDWILGRMFKLGAIDKARYDAAMAEPIDARHHVQPVELNAPYIAEMARAEMVGRYGSDAYTEGFRVTTTVPAVLQEAANRALHDGLIAYDQRHGFRGPETRLPGLTREAWLQELNKYKAIGGLQPAIVTQVEKSGIMVLLRNGEEQPVAWDSMKWARPFLNTNSLGPRPQQPADVVQIGDLVRVEPDAENQALLLRQIPAAQSALVSLDPQNGAIRALVGGFSFEQSNYNRAAQAKRQPGSSFKPFIYSAALDSGFTAASLVNDAPIVFQEAGMEEAWRPKNDNNTFLGPIRLREALYKSRNLVSIRLLQTIGIDYTLDYISAFGFNRQELPRNLSLALGTAGLTPLEIAGGWSAFANGGHKIEPYLIERIDSRDGKPLFTANPPRTPQSAQLVEEQNASLLLEEPNAEVQSPVLAKQIIDERTAYIMTSMLQDVIKRGTGRRALAMGRGDLAGKTGTTNESKDSWFSGYNADYMTTVWVGFDQPESLGRHEYGGTVALPIWMNYMSAALKDKPEHLPPEPAGLLSLRIDPVSGRAASPGSPDAYFELFKSEDSPPPMSELDPTMGIPGSPLPADEAAPIDLF, from the coding sequence ATGCGTTTGCTGAAGTTTTTCTGGTGGTCCTGTGTCGCCGTTTTTTGTGGGTTAGCGCTCAGTTTCAGTGGAGCCTTTCTCTATCTTAGTCCCGGCTTGCCTTCAGTCGAATCGCTGCGCAGCATCCAGCTGCAGATCCCGCTGCGCGTCTACAGCACCGATGGCAAGCTGATCTCCGAGTTCGGCGAGATGCGCCGCTCGCCGATCCGCTTCGAGGACATCCCCCAGGACTTCATTCGCGCCCTGCTCGCTGCCGAAGACGACAACTTCGCCAACCATTATGGCGTCGACTTCACCAGCCTGATGCGCGCTGCTACGCAGTTATTAGCCAGCGGCCATATCCAGACCGGGGGCAGCACCATCACCATGCAGGTGGCGAAGAACTTCTTCCTCACCAGCGAACGCAGCTTCTCACGCAAGATCAACGAAATCCTCCTCGCTCTGCAGATCGAACGCGAGCTGAGCAAGGACGAGATCCTCGAGCTCTACGTCAACAAGATCTATCTCGGTAACCGCGCCTACGGCATCGAGGCCGCCGCCCAGGTGTACTACGGCAAGTCGATACGCGAGCTGAGCCTCGGCCAGCTGGCGATGATCGCCGGCCTGCCCAAGGCGCCGTCGCGCTACAACCCGCTGGTCAACCCGCAGCGCAGCAAGGAGCGTCGCGACTGGATTCTCGGCCGCATGTTCAAGCTCGGCGCCATCGACAAGGCACGCTACGACGCCGCGATGGCCGAGCCGATCGATGCCCGCCACCATGTTCAGCCGGTCGAGCTCAACGCGCCCTATATCGCCGAGATGGCACGTGCCGAGATGGTCGGGCGCTATGGCAGCGATGCCTATACCGAGGGCTTCCGCGTCACCACCACGGTGCCGGCAGTGCTGCAGGAGGCCGCCAACCGCGCCCTGCATGACGGTCTTATCGCCTACGACCAGCGCCATGGCTTCCGCGGCCCGGAAACCCGCCTGCCCGGCCTGACCCGCGAGGCCTGGCTGCAGGAGCTGAACAAGTACAAGGCCATCGGCGGGCTGCAGCCGGCCATCGTCACCCAGGTCGAGAAAAGCGGCATCATGGTGCTGCTGCGCAACGGCGAGGAGCAGCCGGTGGCCTGGGACAGCATGAAATGGGCGCGCCCCTTCCTCAATACCAACAGCCTCGGCCCGCGCCCGCAGCAGCCGGCCGACGTGGTGCAGATCGGCGATCTGGTTCGCGTCGAGCCGGACGCCGAGAACCAGGCCCTGCTGCTGCGCCAGATTCCTGCGGCGCAGAGCGCCCTGGTCTCCCTGGACCCACAGAACGGTGCCATTCGCGCCCTGGTCGGCGGCTTCTCCTTCGAGCAGAGCAACTACAACCGCGCGGCCCAGGCCAAGCGCCAGCCCGGCTCCAGCTTCAAGCCCTTCATCTACAGTGCAGCACTGGATAGCGGCTTCACCGCCGCCAGCCTGGTCAACGATGCCCCCATCGTGTTCCAGGAGGCCGGCATGGAGGAAGCCTGGCGACCGAAGAACGACAACAACACCTTCCTCGGCCCGATCCGTTTGCGCGAGGCCCTCTACAAGTCGCGCAACCTGGTGTCGATCCGCCTGCTGCAGACCATCGGCATCGATTACACCCTCGACTACATCAGTGCCTTCGGCTTCAACCGTCAGGAGCTGCCACGCAACCTGTCGCTGGCGCTCGGCACCGCAGGCCTGACACCACTGGAGATCGCCGGTGGCTGGAGCGCCTTCGCCAATGGCGGGCACAAGATCGAGCCCTACCTGATCGAGCGCATCGACAGCCGCGACGGCAAGCCGTTGTTCACCGCCAACCCGCCACGCACCCCGCAGAGTGCGCAGCTGGTTGAAGAGCAGAACGCCTCGCTGCTGCTCGAAGAGCCCAATGCCGAAGTACAGAGCCCGGTACTGGCCAAGCAGATCATCGATGAGCGCACCGCCTATATCATGACCAGCATGCTGCAGGACGTGATCAAGCGCGGTACCGGCCGCCGGGCGCTGGCTATGGGCCGAGGCGATCTGGCTGGCAAGACCGGCACCACCAACGAGTCCAAGGACAGCTGGTTCTCCGGCTACAACGCCGACTACATGACCACCGTCTGGGTCGGCTTCGACCAACCGGAGAGCCTGGGTCGTCACGAGTATGGCGGCACCGTGGCCCTGCCGATCTGGATGAACTACATGAGTGCAGCGCTGAAGGACAAGCCTGAGCATCTGCCGCCCGAGCCGGCCGGCCTGCTCAGCCTGCGCATCGACCCGGTCAGCGGCCGCGCCGCCTCGCCAGGCTCGCCCGATGCCTACTTCGAGCTGTTCAAGAGCGAAGATTCGCCCCCGCCGATGAGCGAACTGGACCCCACCATGGGGATTCCGGGTAGCCCGCTGCCGGCCGACGAGGCCGCGCCGATCGACCTGTTCTGA
- the aroK gene encoding shikimate kinase AroK, giving the protein MQNVILVGPMGAGKSTIGRLLAKELRLQFKDSDKEIEQRTGADIPWIFDVEGEQGFREREQAMVAELCELGGVVIATGGGVVLRAENRQALRSGGRVVYLHASVEQQLERTSRDRNRPLLRNAEPGKVLRNLMEIRDPLYREIADVIIETDERPPRLVVQEIVERLSALPPR; this is encoded by the coding sequence GTGCAGAACGTTATCCTGGTTGGCCCGATGGGGGCCGGTAAGAGCACCATCGGGCGGCTGTTGGCGAAGGAATTGCGGCTGCAGTTCAAGGATTCGGACAAGGAGATCGAGCAGCGTACCGGTGCCGATATTCCCTGGATCTTCGATGTAGAAGGTGAGCAAGGCTTTCGTGAGCGTGAACAGGCCATGGTCGCCGAGCTTTGCGAGCTCGGCGGCGTGGTGATCGCCACCGGAGGTGGCGTGGTGTTGCGGGCAGAGAACCGCCAGGCATTGCGCTCAGGGGGGCGGGTGGTCTACTTGCATGCCTCTGTCGAGCAGCAGCTTGAGCGCACCTCGCGTGACCGTAACCGACCGCTGCTGCGCAATGCCGAGCCGGGAAAAGTCTTGCGCAACCTGATGGAGATCCGCGATCCGCTCTATCGTGAGATCGCCGACGTGATCATCGAGACCGATGAGCGGCCGCCGCGCTTGGTCGTGCAGGAGATCGTCGAGCGTTTGAGCGCGCTACCTCCCCGTTAA
- the torT gene encoding TMAO reductase system periplasmic protein TorT yields the protein MRIGKEWLFVLGLFALPAQADWYPVAVRADGELRQYMPLERASRPWRVCALLPHGKDRYWWGVAWGLDGEAARLGVRLGIYEAGGYENAGVQVHQLHNCRGAEADAYVIAAINTRELCPEISRLMAEGRPVIDLVNGLECQGLTAHSRVDFADMARAALGYIERLRPEGSYRIGWLPGPQGAGWVEGLETGLRQGVDARRVEVRHGGYGPVDRNSQARLVRQLLGEAQALDFILANAEAAGFAAQLVQGRGNESRPLVLGTYTTERIVEQIRDGFILAAPSDSPVLQARIAIDLAVRALEGEPHPREIGPLIEMLDRESLPRFDISRLMPPEGHWMIRRELPD from the coding sequence ATGCGCATAGGCAAGGAATGGCTGTTCGTCCTAGGGCTGTTTGCCCTGCCGGCTCAGGCCGATTGGTATCCGGTGGCGGTGCGTGCCGATGGCGAGTTGCGCCAGTACATGCCGCTGGAGCGCGCCAGCCGGCCGTGGAGAGTCTGTGCCCTTTTACCGCATGGCAAGGATCGCTACTGGTGGGGTGTGGCCTGGGGACTGGATGGCGAGGCGGCGCGGCTTGGTGTGCGCCTGGGAATCTATGAGGCCGGAGGCTACGAGAATGCCGGAGTGCAGGTGCACCAGCTGCACAACTGTCGAGGTGCCGAGGCCGACGCTTATGTGATCGCGGCGATCAACACGCGCGAGCTATGCCCGGAGATATCCCGCCTCATGGCCGAGGGTAGGCCGGTGATCGATCTGGTCAACGGTCTGGAATGCCAGGGACTCACTGCGCACTCGCGGGTGGATTTCGCCGACATGGCGCGAGCGGCGCTCGGCTATATCGAGCGACTGCGCCCGGAAGGGAGCTATCGCATTGGCTGGCTGCCCGGGCCGCAAGGGGCCGGCTGGGTGGAGGGGCTGGAAACGGGGCTGCGTCAGGGGGTCGATGCACGGCGAGTGGAAGTGCGCCACGGCGGCTATGGGCCGGTCGATCGCAATAGTCAGGCCCGGCTGGTCCGCCAGCTGTTGGGCGAGGCGCAGGCTCTCGACTTCATCCTGGCCAACGCCGAGGCGGCGGGATTTGCCGCGCAGCTGGTACAGGGGCGGGGTAACGAGTCACGGCCGCTGGTGCTGGGTACCTATACCACGGAGCGCATTGTCGAGCAGATTCGCGATGGCTTCATTCTGGCCGCGCCGAGTGACTCGCCCGTGCTGCAGGCGCGCATCGCCATAGACCTGGCAGTGCGCGCGCTGGAGGGGGAGCCACACCCGCGCGAGATCGGGCCGCTGATCGAGATGCTCGATCGCGAGAGTCTGCCGCGCTTCGATATCAGCCGCCTGATGCCGCCCGAAGGGCACTGGATGATCCGCCGGGAGTTGCCCGACTGA
- the pilO gene encoding type 4a pilus biogenesis protein PilO has translation MSFSEALESLRKIELSELDVNNLGSWPAAVKFITCILLLVAGLGLGYYFYLQDLQLQLQQQQAQEETLKQEFSNKAAQAANLDAYKVQMKEMEESFGMLLRQLPSDTEVPGLLEDITRTGLESGLEFEEIKLQPEVVQQFYIELPIQVSVVGAYHDLATFVSAVASLPRIVTLHDFEVKQSTGEENSSKLAMSVVAKTYRYNDQGLKK, from the coding sequence ATGAGTTTCTCAGAAGCGCTTGAGTCATTACGGAAGATTGAGCTTTCCGAGCTTGATGTAAATAACCTCGGCTCCTGGCCGGCGGCGGTCAAGTTCATCACTTGCATATTGCTGTTGGTGGCTGGGCTGGGGCTGGGGTATTACTTCTATCTGCAGGACCTGCAGCTGCAATTACAGCAGCAACAGGCGCAGGAAGAGACACTGAAACAGGAGTTCTCCAACAAAGCTGCCCAGGCAGCCAACCTGGATGCCTACAAGGTCCAGATGAAGGAGATGGAGGAGTCCTTTGGCATGCTGTTGCGGCAGTTGCCCAGTGATACCGAGGTTCCGGGCCTGCTCGAAGACATTACGCGCACTGGTCTGGAGAGTGGTCTGGAGTTTGAAGAGATCAAGCTTCAGCCGGAAGTCGTGCAGCAGTTCTACATAGAGCTGCCTATTCAGGTTTCCGTCGTCGGGGCTTATCACGATCTGGCAACTTTCGTCAGTGCTGTGGCCAGTTTGCCGCGCATCGTGACCCTGCATGACTTCGAGGTTAAGCAGTCCACGGGTGAAGAAAACTCTTCCAAACTGGCTATGAGCGTGGTAGCGAAGACCTATCGTTACAATGATCAGGGGCTTAAGAAATGA
- a CDS encoding PilN domain-containing protein: MARINLLPWREQLREERKQRFVVAMGATLAVAGGLVFLAGQYFNSAIEQQNARNEFIKKEIAVLDSRIKEIKDLRERREQLLERMKIIQDLQGNRPIIGHIFDQLVRTLPDGVYFTDLTRKGDVISIVGSAESNNRVSSLMRNLDASEWLKSPNLTEVKAITAGAIDQANVFRLTVKQTRPGAEDEEPEVGSGKKPSNSKAAKNKSGKKS; encoded by the coding sequence ATGGCGCGGATCAACTTATTACCCTGGCGTGAGCAACTGCGTGAAGAACGCAAGCAGCGCTTCGTAGTTGCCATGGGGGCCACCCTTGCCGTGGCTGGTGGTTTGGTGTTCCTCGCCGGGCAGTACTTCAACTCGGCGATTGAGCAGCAAAATGCACGCAACGAATTCATCAAGAAAGAAATTGCGGTGCTCGATTCTCGGATCAAGGAGATCAAGGATCTTCGGGAGCGCCGTGAGCAGTTGCTGGAACGCATGAAGATCATCCAGGACCTGCAAGGCAATCGTCCGATCATCGGGCATATTTTCGACCAGCTGGTGCGGACTCTTCCGGATGGCGTGTACTTCACCGACCTGACCCGCAAAGGTGATGTGATTTCCATCGTGGGCAGTGCGGAGTCGAACAACCGAGTCTCCAGCCTGATGCGTAACCTGGATGCCTCCGAGTGGCTGAAATCGCCAAATCTCACCGAGGTCAAGGCTATTACCGCCGGTGCGATTGATCAGGCGAATGTCTTCAGGTTGACCGTGAAGCAGACCCGGCCTGGTGCAGAGGATGAAGAGCCCGAGGTGGGGAGTGGCAAGAAGCCGAGCAACTCCAAGGCTGCCAAAAACAAGTCGGGTAAAAAATCATGA
- the aroB gene encoding 3-dehydroquinate synthase, with product MQTLTVDLGERSYPIYIGLGLLTQAELFRRHLAGQQVAIVTNETVAPLYLGSLQQALDGLQVATVILPDGESFKTWETLQLIFDGLLQARHDRKTTIIALGGGVVGDMAGFAAACYQRGVDFIQVPTTLLSQVDSSVGGKTGINHPLGKNMVGAFYQPNAVVIDTSVLASLPSRELSAGLAEVIKYGLICDPDFLAWLEEHIEELRALRSAVVIEAIERSCAAKARVVGADERESGLRAILNLGHTFGHAIETHMGYGVWLHGEAVAAGTVMALEMSTRLGWISAAERDRGIRLLQRAGLPVVPPAEMTPQDFLEHMAVDKKVLAGRLRLVLLRRLGEAVITDDFPREVLDSTLRADYRALVAQLGQ from the coding sequence ATGCAGACTCTCACTGTCGATCTCGGCGAGCGCAGCTATCCCATCTATATCGGCCTGGGTCTGCTGACCCAAGCCGAGCTGTTCCGGCGGCATCTGGCGGGGCAGCAGGTCGCCATTGTTACCAATGAAACCGTTGCCCCGCTGTACCTGGGTTCGTTACAGCAGGCGCTGGACGGGCTTCAGGTGGCCACTGTCATCTTGCCGGATGGCGAGAGCTTCAAGACCTGGGAAACGCTGCAGCTGATTTTCGATGGATTGTTGCAGGCCCGTCATGACCGCAAGACCACCATCATCGCGCTGGGTGGCGGCGTGGTCGGCGATATGGCCGGCTTCGCAGCAGCCTGCTACCAGCGTGGTGTGGACTTCATTCAGGTACCCACCACCCTGCTGTCGCAGGTCGATTCCTCCGTAGGGGGCAAGACCGGTATCAATCACCCGCTTGGCAAGAACATGGTGGGGGCGTTCTACCAGCCCAACGCCGTAGTCATCGACACTTCCGTGCTCGCCAGTCTGCCGTCGCGCGAGTTGTCGGCCGGGCTGGCGGAGGTGATCAAGTATGGTCTGATCTGTGATCCGGACTTCCTCGCCTGGCTGGAAGAGCACATCGAAGAGTTGCGCGCCCTGCGCTCCGCCGTGGTGATCGAGGCGATCGAGCGATCCTGTGCCGCCAAGGCGCGCGTGGTCGGGGCCGATGAGCGCGAGTCGGGGCTGCGCGCCATCCTCAATCTCGGCCATACCTTCGGTCATGCCATCGAAACCCACATGGGGTACGGCGTATGGCTGCACGGTGAGGCGGTGGCCGCTGGCACTGTCATGGCCCTGGAAATGTCGACCCGCCTGGGCTGGATATCGGCAGCCGAGCGTGATCGCGGCATCCGTCTGTTGCAGCGGGCCGGCCTGCCAGTCGTGCCCCCGGCCGAGATGACCCCGCAGGATTTCCTCGAGCACATGGCGGTCGACAAGAAGGTCCTCGCCGGACGCTTGCGCCTGGTGCTGCTGCGCCGACTCGGCGAGGCCGTGATCACCGATGACTTCCCGCGGGAAGTTCTGGATTCCACCCTGCGTGCCGATTATCGCGCGCTGGTGGCCCAGCTTGGACAATAA
- the dbpA gene encoding ATP-dependent RNA helicase DbpA, translated as MTSAFATLPLSAAMRDNLASLGYAEMTPIQAASLPLILQGRDLIAQAKTGSGKTAAFGIGLLHPLNPRFFGCQALVLCPTRELADQVAKEIRRLARAADNIKVLTLCGGVPFGPQIGSLEHGAHVIVGTPGRIQEHLRKGTLKLDGLSTLVLDEADRMLDMGFFDSIAEVIEQTPARRQTLLFSATYPAGIEQLAARFQRDPARVEVEALHDDGQIEQRFYEIDGKQRLEAVLRLLRHFRKQPAVAFCATRQQCDELAASLEAEKISAAALHGDLEQRDRDQVLALFANRSLSVLVATDVAARGLDIAGLELVINVELARDPQVHIHRIGRSGRAGAKGLALSLVAPSEAGRAQAIEELQGSPLTWQLLGELKDKGEALLPPMHSLCIAAGRKDKLRPGDILGALTGEAGIPGDKVGKIAIFDYQAFVAVDRSVAKQALQRLASGKIKGRAVKVRLL; from the coding sequence GTGACCAGCGCCTTCGCCACCCTGCCCCTGTCCGCCGCCATGCGTGACAACCTTGCCTCCCTCGGTTACGCCGAGATGACGCCGATCCAGGCCGCCAGCCTGCCGCTGATCCTCCAGGGTCGCGACCTGATCGCCCAGGCCAAGACCGGCAGCGGCAAGACCGCGGCCTTCGGCATCGGCCTGCTGCATCCGCTCAATCCACGCTTCTTCGGCTGTCAGGCGCTGGTACTGTGTCCGACCCGCGAGCTGGCCGACCAGGTGGCCAAGGAAATACGGCGCCTGGCGCGCGCCGCCGACAATATCAAGGTGCTAACCCTGTGCGGCGGGGTGCCCTTCGGTCCGCAGATCGGCTCGCTGGAGCACGGCGCCCACGTCATAGTCGGCACCCCGGGGCGCATCCAGGAACACCTGCGCAAGGGCACCCTGAAGCTCGACGGCCTGTCCACCCTGGTGCTGGACGAGGCCGACCGCATGCTCGACATGGGCTTCTTCGACAGCATCGCCGAGGTCATCGAGCAGACCCCCGCGCGACGTCAGACCCTGCTGTTCTCCGCCACCTATCCGGCCGGCATCGAGCAGCTGGCCGCGCGCTTCCAGCGCGATCCGGCTCGGGTGGAAGTGGAAGCACTGCATGATGACGGGCAGATCGAGCAGCGCTTCTACGAGATCGACGGCAAGCAGCGGCTGGAAGCCGTGCTGCGCCTGCTGCGGCACTTCCGCAAGCAGCCGGCGGTGGCCTTCTGCGCTACCCGCCAGCAGTGCGACGAGCTGGCCGCCAGCCTGGAAGCCGAGAAGATTTCCGCCGCCGCCCTGCATGGCGACCTGGAGCAACGTGACCGCGACCAGGTGCTGGCGCTGTTCGCCAACCGCAGCCTGAGTGTGCTGGTGGCCACAGACGTGGCCGCCCGCGGCCTCGACATCGCCGGCCTGGAGCTGGTGATCAACGTCGAGCTGGCCCGCGACCCGCAGGTGCACATCCATCGTATCGGCCGCAGCGGCCGCGCCGGAGCCAAGGGCCTGGCGCTGTCGCTGGTGGCACCGAGCGAGGCCGGCCGTGCCCAGGCCATCGAGGAGCTGCAAGGTAGCCCGCTGACCTGGCAGCTCCTGGGCGAGCTGAAGGACAAAGGCGAGGCGCTGCTGCCGCCGATGCACAGCCTGTGCATCGCCGCCGGACGCAAGGACAAGCTGCGACCCGGTGACATCCTCGGCGCCCTGACCGGCGAGGCCGGCATCCCAGGGGACAAGGTCGGCAAGATCGCCATCTTCGACTACCAGGCCTTCGTCGCCGTCGACCGCAGCGTTGCCAAGCAGGCCCTGCAGCGCCTGGCCAGCGGCAAGATCAAGGGGCGTGCGGTGAAGGTACGGCTACTCTGA
- a CDS encoding pilus assembly protein PilM: MLGLFNKKANTLLGIDISSTSVKLLELSRSGSRYKVEAYAVEPLPPNAVVEKNIAELEGVGQALSRVLAKAKTGVRTAAVAVAGSAVITKTIEMEAGLNDDELENQLKIEADQYIPYPLEEVAIDFEVQGPSARNPERVEVLLAACRKENVEVREAALGLAGLTAKVVDVEAYALERAYGLLESQLGGSVDELTVAVVDIGATMTTLSVLHNGRTIYTREQLFGGRQLTEEIQRRYGLSVEEAGLAKKQGGLPDDYDSEVLQPFKEAVVQQVSRSLQFFFAAGQFNDVDYILLAGGTASIPDLDRLIQQKIGTPTLVANPFADMALGGKVNAGALASDAPSLMIACGLAMRSFD; this comes from the coding sequence GTGCTAGGGCTCTTCAATAAGAAAGCGAACACGCTTCTGGGGATCGACATCAGTTCGACCTCGGTCAAGCTCCTTGAATTGAGTCGCTCCGGAAGCCGCTACAAGGTAGAGGCCTATGCCGTCGAGCCGCTCCCGCCGAATGCCGTTGTCGAGAAGAACATCGCCGAGCTTGAGGGGGTCGGTCAGGCTCTGTCTCGTGTCCTGGCCAAGGCCAAGACCGGAGTGCGTACTGCGGCGGTCGCCGTGGCGGGCTCCGCGGTGATCACCAAGACCATCGAGATGGAAGCGGGTCTCAACGACGACGAGTTGGAGAACCAGCTGAAGATCGAGGCCGACCAGTACATTCCTTATCCGCTGGAAGAAGTCGCCATCGACTTCGAGGTGCAGGGCCCTTCGGCACGCAATCCCGAGCGGGTCGAGGTGCTCTTGGCGGCCTGCCGCAAGGAGAACGTCGAGGTTCGCGAGGCGGCGCTGGGGCTGGCTGGGCTGACGGCCAAGGTGGTCGATGTCGAGGCCTATGCGCTTGAGCGAGCCTACGGTTTGCTCGAATCCCAGCTCGGCGGCAGTGTCGATGAGCTGACCGTGGCGGTCGTCGATATCGGCGCCACCATGACGACGCTCAGCGTGCTGCATAACGGGCGAACCATCTACACCCGCGAGCAGCTCTTTGGCGGGCGTCAGCTGACCGAAGAAATACAGCGTCGCTACGGTCTCTCGGTCGAGGAGGCTGGGCTCGCCAAGAAACAGGGCGGCCTGCCGGACGACTACGACAGCGAAGTGCTGCAGCCTTTCAAGGAGGCGGTTGTGCAGCAGGTCTCGCGCTCCCTGCAGTTCTTCTTTGCCGCGGGTCAGTTCAACGATGTCGACTACATCCTGCTGGCGGGTGGCACTGCATCCATTCCCGACCTGGATCGTCTGATCCAGCAGAAGATCGGCACTCCCACTCTGGTGGCCAACCCGTTCGCCGACATGGCGCTGGGGGGTAAGGTCAATGCCGGTGCGCTGGCCAGCGATGCGCCGTCCTTGATGATTGCCTGTGGCCTGGCGATGAGGAGTTTCGACTAA
- the pilQ gene encoding type IV pilus secretin PilQ, translated as MNRALSCLGVSFFLAGFAPSLLAANLQGLDVAALPGDKIELKLSFDEPVPAPRGYTIEQPARIALDMPGVSSKLGEKNRELGVGNARSVTVVEAQNRTRLIINLSTLVPYSTRSEGSNVFVVVGDSSASQAASASAAPAPVAKPLAQMPAGRAIRAIDFQRGEAGEGNVVIELSDPSVNPDIQEQGGKIRLEFLKTQLPEALRARLDVKDFATPVQFVTAASQGDRVSISIEPTGLYDYLAFQTDNKLTVSIKPLSADDVEKRKAERFAYTGEKLSLNFQDIDVRSVLQLIADFTDLNLVASDTVQGNITLRLQNVPWDQALDLVLKTRGLDKRQVGNVLLIAPADEIAARERQELEARQQLAELAPLRREVVQLNYAKASDIAKLFEDASEEGSMDKDMRGKIIYDDRTNSLIAYLTQDRLDELRRIVTQLDIPVRQVMVEARIVEANVDFDKELGVEWRGVGLGDNNWVVGGTNSVEKDTDPLEFQGGTFVDMAAAGRTSGLNLGFITDNTLLDLELSAMEKTGNGEIISQPKVVTSDKETAKILKGTKIPYQEASSSGATSIVFAEANLSLEVTPQITPDNRVIMEVKVNKDAADFANQVDGTPSIQTNEVNAKVLVSDGETIVIGGIFSNTQSKAVDKVPLLGDIPYIGRLFRRDVVQDSKAELLVFLTPRIMNNQAIAVSN; from the coding sequence ATGAATAGGGCACTTTCTTGCTTGGGCGTATCCTTTTTCCTGGCGGGCTTTGCGCCGAGCCTGCTGGCGGCAAACCTGCAAGGTTTGGACGTTGCTGCTCTGCCCGGTGACAAGATTGAGTTGAAATTGAGTTTCGACGAGCCGGTCCCGGCTCCGCGTGGCTACACCATCGAGCAGCCTGCGCGTATCGCCCTGGACATGCCCGGGGTCTCCAGCAAACTGGGGGAGAAGAATCGTGAACTGGGCGTTGGCAACGCCAGAAGCGTGACCGTGGTGGAGGCGCAGAATCGTACCCGTCTGATCATCAACCTCTCAACCCTGGTGCCCTACAGCACTCGCAGCGAGGGCAGCAACGTCTTCGTGGTGGTCGGTGATTCCTCGGCTTCTCAGGCAGCGTCTGCGAGCGCCGCGCCTGCCCCCGTTGCCAAGCCGCTTGCCCAGATGCCGGCTGGTCGCGCGATTCGTGCCATAGACTTCCAGCGTGGCGAGGCGGGTGAAGGTAATGTGGTGATCGAGCTTTCCGATCCCAGCGTCAATCCTGACATTCAGGAGCAAGGAGGGAAAATTCGTCTCGAGTTCCTGAAGACGCAACTGCCCGAGGCCCTGCGCGCGCGCCTTGATGTCAAGGACTTCGCCACTCCCGTGCAGTTTGTCACCGCCGCTTCCCAGGGGGATCGGGTCAGCATCAGTATCGAGCCGACCGGCCTGTATGATTACCTGGCGTTTCAGACGGACAACAAGCTGACGGTGAGCATCAAGCCGCTCAGTGCCGATGATGTCGAGAAACGCAAGGCCGAGCGCTTCGCCTACACCGGGGAAAAGCTTTCCCTGAACTTCCAGGACATCGATGTGCGCTCGGTGCTGCAGTTGATCGCCGACTTCACCGACCTGAACCTGGTGGCCAGTGACACGGTGCAGGGCAATATCACCCTGCGCCTGCAGAATGTGCCTTGGGATCAGGCCCTGGACCTGGTCCTGAAAACTCGTGGCCTGGACAAGCGTCAGGTCGGTAATGTGCTGTTGATCGCCCCGGCGGACGAGATCGCTGCGCGTGAACGGCAGGAGCTCGAGGCTCGCCAACAGCTGGCGGAGTTGGCGCCCCTGCGTCGCGAGGTGGTGCAGCTCAACTATGCCAAGGCATCCGATATTGCCAAACTGTTCGAGGATGCCTCGGAAGAAGGCAGCATGGACAAGGACATGCGCGGCAAGATCATTTACGACGATCGTACCAATAGCCTGATCGCCTATCTGACCCAGGATCGACTGGACGAGCTACGCCGCATCGTGACCCAGCTCGATATTCCGGTTCGTCAAGTGATGGTCGAGGCACGGATAGTCGAGGCGAATGTCGACTTCGACAAGGAGCTGGGTGTCGAGTGGCGCGGCGTCGGTCTGGGTGATAACAACTGGGTCGTTGGCGGTACCAACAGTGTCGAGAAGGACACCGATCCTCTGGAGTTCCAGGGTGGGACCTTCGTGGACATGGCGGCTGCCGGTCGTACCTCAGGTTTGAACCTGGGCTTCATCACTGACAATACGCTGCTGGACCTCGAATTGTCGGCCATGGAAAAGACCGGTAATGGCGAGATCATCTCTCAGCCTAAGGTTGTCACTTCCGATAAGGAAACTGCAAAGATCCTGAAGGGCACCAAGATTCCTTATCAGGAAGCATCCTCCAGCGGTGCAACTTCTATTGTATTTGCCGAGGCAAATCTTTCCCTTGAGGTTACTCCGCAAATTACGCCGGATAATCGAGTGATTATGGAAGTTAAAGTTAATAAGGATGCTGCTGACTTTGCTAACCAGGTAGATGGCACACCGTCCATCCAGACCAACGAGGTCAATGCCAAGGTTCTGGTCAGCGATGGCGAAACCATCGTGATTGGCGGCATCTTCAGCAACACCCAGTCGAAGGCTGTGGACAAGGTTCCGCTCCTGGGTGACATCCCCTACATCGGGCGTCTGTTCCGTCGTGACGTGGTACAGGACTCGAAAGCGGAGCTGCTGGTCTTCCTGACACCGCGGATCATGAACAATCAGGCCATCGCGGTAAGCAACTGA